One segment of Niabella beijingensis DNA contains the following:
- a CDS encoding ABC transporter ATP-binding protein produces MSILRTNNLAHKYTSTWAIRDIDITIEDTGIIGLLGSNGAGKSTTMNIICGVLNQTEGEVYINDIDLRKEPENAKKEIGFLPQTPPLYTDLTIDEYLTYSAQLRLMEKNKIRPAVEEVKERCGIAHFSSRLIKNLSGGYRQRVGIAQAIIHKPKLVVMDEPTNGLDPNQLIEARKLIKEIAREHTVLLSSHILSEISILCRDIIMIEAGRIVFADSMDAFNNYVQEKAILMRLEHMPPREEVLKIPGVTQIEFVTDKQIKVHFDGLQEEVTEALITASVAGGWRLKEISIDKGLLDEVFKQLSGQASL; encoded by the coding sequence ATGAGTATTTTAAGGACCAACAACCTCGCCCATAAGTATACCAGTACATGGGCGATAAGAGATATTGATATTACTATCGAAGATACCGGGATTATCGGCCTGCTGGGATCCAATGGTGCCGGTAAGTCTACCACGATGAATATTATTTGCGGAGTGTTGAATCAAACGGAAGGTGAGGTCTATATCAATGATATTGACCTGAGAAAAGAGCCGGAAAATGCCAAAAAGGAAATTGGTTTTTTACCCCAGACACCACCATTGTATACCGACCTTACTATTGATGAATATCTGACCTATAGCGCGCAACTCCGTTTAATGGAGAAGAACAAGATCCGGCCGGCAGTTGAAGAAGTAAAAGAGCGATGCGGTATTGCGCATTTTAGTTCCAGACTGATCAAAAATCTTTCGGGGGGATACCGCCAACGGGTGGGAATTGCACAGGCGATCATCCACAAACCGAAGCTGGTGGTAATGGACGAACCAACGAACGGGCTCGATCCTAACCAGTTGATAGAGGCGCGGAAACTGATAAAGGAGATCGCCCGGGAACATACGGTGCTGTTGTCGTCGCATATTCTTTCTGAGATCAGCATTCTTTGCCGGGATATTATTATGATAGAGGCCGGGCGTATTGTATTTGCCGACAGTATGGATGCATTCAATAATTATGTACAGGAAAAGGCAATACTGATGCGCCTGGAGCATATGCCACCCCGTGAAGAAGTGTTGAAAATACCAGGAGTAACACAAATAGAGTTTGTAACCGATAAGCAAATAAAAGTACATTTTGACGGCCTGCAGGAAGAAGTTACCGAAGCGTTGATAACGGCTTCGGTGGCTGGCGGCTGGCGGCTGAAAGAGATCAGCATAGATAAAGGGTTGCTGGATGAGGTCTTTAAACAGCTATCCGGTCAGGCATCGCTGTAA
- a CDS encoding Gldg family protein, producing MRILFKIAKNELRYLFYSPIAWFVILVFLIECAVLYTSPLYDVANSQDIMLKNSPGFEGFKAPPLTIRLFMEVFQNVISNLYLFIPVLTMGLISREQSSGSAKLLYSSPVPLRQVVLGKYLGIVLYNLLLVAILFIFMIAGMLDIRHVDYGMLLSAALGFYLLVCAYAAIGLFMSALSTYQIISALGTFIVIFALSRIGGLWQRYDVVRDLTWFLSLQNRTLKMLGGLIVSKDVVYFLMVSGMFVAFTLIKLRASREVKPWYIRVGRYCAVMAVTLILGYISSRPLLTGYWDTTATKRNTIPKEVQQLIKNMGDSTLEVTLYTNLLDNTVTAGLPESRNAGYLTEMWEPYLRFKPEIKFSYRYYYDNDAKATDSTLYKAYPGKDLKYIAGENAELFDYDLSFFRSPEKMRRVVDLRPEGFRLVMQLKYKGRTEFLRTFNDPFFWPDLTNVSAAFKRLLEPEKIPKVYFVSGQLERSIYKKGEREYALHTASRLGRAALVNIGYDVDTLNLTTQDIPDTITLLALADPKIALSTFTQEKLKQYISAGGNLLLFAEPGKQQVLNPILQQLGVRLMQGQLVEPTYDETPDKIIPYETLAGQNKLVNDASRIAKSSAATEKIGESDSAKVLLIGVAAIDRMKDGPFTVTPLLKTVPDRVWLKAGNLIIDSTLPPPDPAAGDLKQKSFDAAVLLTRQTGNNEQRIALYGDADFAGNQRGAGPFSVYSWMDHHEFPVSFTRIAPRDLFLRINAAGAAAQRIVFVWLLPALVLLAAIVLLVRRKRK from the coding sequence ATGAGAATCCTGTTTAAAATAGCAAAAAATGAGCTGCGCTATCTGTTTTATTCACCCATTGCATGGTTTGTTATACTCGTTTTTTTGATAGAATGCGCAGTCTTATATACAAGCCCTTTATATGATGTTGCCAATTCGCAGGATATCATGTTAAAGAACAGCCCGGGCTTTGAAGGTTTTAAAGCACCACCGCTGACCATAAGATTGTTCATGGAGGTCTTTCAAAATGTCATCAGTAATTTGTATTTGTTCATCCCTGTGCTTACCATGGGGCTCATCAGCCGGGAGCAGAGCAGCGGATCGGCTAAATTGCTATATTCTTCACCTGTCCCCCTTCGCCAGGTGGTATTGGGAAAATACCTTGGTATTGTACTGTACAATTTGCTATTGGTAGCTATTTTGTTCATTTTTATGATTGCGGGAATGCTTGATATCCGGCATGTCGATTACGGAATGCTTTTGTCTGCTGCTTTAGGCTTTTATTTGTTGGTGTGTGCATATGCTGCTATTGGTCTTTTTATGTCGGCCCTGAGCACGTACCAGATCATCTCCGCGCTTGGTACCTTCATTGTAATTTTTGCACTCAGCCGTATCGGAGGGCTTTGGCAACGGTATGATGTTGTAAGGGACCTGACCTGGTTTCTTTCCCTGCAAAACCGGACGCTGAAAATGCTCGGAGGGCTAATCGTAAGCAAAGATGTTGTGTATTTTCTTATGGTCTCGGGAATGTTTGTTGCGTTCACATTAATAAAACTAAGAGCGTCCAGGGAAGTGAAGCCGTGGTACATAAGGGTTGGGCGGTATTGTGCCGTTATGGCGGTGACTCTCATTCTGGGTTATATCAGTTCGCGGCCGCTGTTGACCGGATATTGGGATACAACGGCGACCAAACGGAATACGATCCCCAAAGAGGTGCAACAGCTCATCAAAAATATGGGCGACAGTACGCTGGAGGTGACCCTTTACACTAATCTGTTGGATAATACGGTAACCGCGGGCTTGCCTGAGTCGCGAAATGCCGGTTATCTGACGGAAATGTGGGAACCTTATCTCCGGTTTAAACCGGAGATAAAGTTCAGCTACAGGTATTATTATGATAATGATGCGAAAGCCACTGACAGTACCTTGTACAAGGCTTATCCGGGAAAAGATCTTAAATATATAGCCGGTGAAAATGCGGAGCTGTTTGATTATGATCTGTCTTTTTTTCGGTCTCCGGAGAAGATGCGCCGGGTAGTCGATCTGAGGCCGGAAGGGTTCCGGCTGGTAATGCAGTTGAAATATAAGGGACGTACTGAATTTTTACGCACGTTTAATGATCCTTTTTTCTGGCCGGATCTGACCAATGTTTCGGCGGCATTTAAACGGCTGCTCGAACCGGAAAAGATACCCAAGGTCTATTTTGTGAGCGGACAGCTGGAACGCAGCATTTACAAAAAAGGAGAAAGGGAATATGCACTTCATACTGCTTCCAGATTGGGCCGGGCGGCATTGGTCAACATCGGGTATGATGTAGATACATTGAACCTGACAACACAGGATATCCCGGATACTATTACATTGCTGGCACTTGCTGATCCCAAAATAGCGTTAAGTACTTTCACTCAGGAAAAACTGAAGCAGTACATCAGTGCAGGTGGTAATCTGCTGTTATTTGCGGAACCGGGTAAACAGCAGGTGCTCAACCCCATTCTTCAGCAACTGGGCGTCCGGTTAATGCAGGGGCAATTGGTAGAGCCGACCTACGATGAAACACCTGATAAAATAATACCTTACGAGACCCTGGCTGGCCAAAACAAGCTTGTTAATGATGCATCCCGGATCGCAAAAAGCAGTGCGGCAACGGAAAAGATAGGGGAGAGTGACTCGGCGAAAGTTTTATTAATAGGCGTTGCGGCTATTGACCGGATGAAGGATGGGCCTTTTACTGTTACGCCTTTACTGAAGACCGTTCCGGACCGGGTATGGCTCAAAGCCGGCAATTTAATTATTGATTCCACACTCCCTCCACCGGATCCCGCGGCGGGAGATCTGAAACAAAAATCCTTCGATGCTGCTGTTTTGCTAACACGACAAACCGGAAATAATGAACAACGGATCGCGCTGTATGGGGATGCTGATTTTGCCGGTAATCAGAGAGGTGCAGGTCCTTTTTCTGTTTACAGCTGGATGGACCACCACGAATTTCCCGTGTCTTTTACAAGAATAGCACCGAGGGATCTCTTCCTGAGGATCAATGCAGCCGGTGCAGCTGCGCAACGCATAGTATTTGTATGGCTGTTGCCGGCCCTGGTGCTGCTAGCGGCAATAGTTTTGTTGGTAAGGCGGAAAAGGAAGTAG
- a CDS encoding MutS-related protein, which translates to MILRTDEQTMKDLGMFGKHDGSGIYDIYNRSHTRGGEALLEQLFRNPLSDKEAINRRSGIIEKLAASGIAFPFNVSLFDMAEKYLAHGAPDATKNTEGTLGEKELQNGVNAVIGLIRQTRAFIDRDDVRAIGPYTEEREKMEGLLSDPVFEPVLKSPDREKLSYGAVTAYDALFRLTERARVEELLKHIYYLDVCISVAGAASERKFVFPRALDKGVCELRLEGVYHPSLKAPVGNNIIMNVSRNVIFLTGANMAGKSTFLRSLSTALYLAHMGFPVAAEAMEFSVLDGIYTTVNLPDNLGIGASHFYAEVLRVKKMATELSSGKSFFILFDELFRGTNVKDALEATVAVINGFATRNNSLFIVSSHIVEAGPALETKKNIDFLYLPTRMNGYTPEYTYKLEQGITDDRHGMVIIRNEGILDLLKNGKKEE; encoded by the coding sequence ATGATATTACGCACTGATGAACAAACGATGAAAGACCTGGGCATGTTTGGCAAACATGATGGGAGTGGCATCTATGATATCTATAACCGCTCTCATACGCGGGGAGGAGAAGCATTGCTGGAACAATTGTTTCGCAACCCGTTGTCCGATAAGGAAGCCATTAACCGGCGCAGCGGGATTATAGAAAAGCTCGCCGCTTCGGGGATCGCCTTTCCTTTTAATGTGTCGCTTTTTGATATGGCAGAAAAATACCTGGCTCATGGAGCGCCTGATGCGACTAAAAATACAGAGGGCACTTTGGGGGAGAAGGAGTTGCAAAATGGTGTCAACGCGGTGATCGGGCTGATCCGGCAGACAAGGGCCTTTATTGACCGTGATGACGTCAGAGCGATCGGACCTTATACAGAGGAGCGGGAAAAAATGGAGGGGCTCCTGTCTGATCCTGTTTTTGAACCGGTATTGAAATCCCCCGACCGGGAAAAATTATCTTATGGAGCTGTAACGGCTTATGATGCTCTATTCCGGCTGACTGAGCGGGCACGGGTTGAAGAACTGTTGAAGCATATTTATTACCTGGATGTATGTATTTCGGTGGCCGGTGCGGCAAGTGAAAGAAAATTTGTTTTCCCCAGGGCATTGGATAAGGGTGTGTGCGAGTTAAGGCTGGAAGGCGTTTATCATCCGTCTCTGAAGGCACCGGTGGGCAATAATATTATCATGAACGTCAGCCGCAATGTGATTTTTTTAACCGGTGCCAACATGGCCGGGAAATCGACATTCCTGCGTTCTTTAAGTACGGCGTTGTACCTGGCACATATGGGCTTTCCTGTAGCCGCAGAGGCAATGGAATTTTCAGTACTGGATGGCATTTATACAACTGTCAATCTCCCGGATAACCTGGGTATAGGTGCCAGTCATTTTTATGCAGAAGTATTAAGGGTTAAGAAAATGGCCACGGAGTTAAGCAGTGGAAAATCATTCTTCATTTTGTTTGATGAGTTGTTCCGGGGTACAAATGTAAAGGATGCCCTTGAGGCTACGGTGGCGGTGATCAATGGCTTTGCGACGAGAAATAATAGTCTCTTCATTGTTTCCTCCCATATTGTTGAAGCCGGGCCGGCGCTGGAAACAAAAAAGAATATAGATTTCCTTTACCTGCCTACCCGTATGAACGGTTATACACCGGAATATACTTATAAACTGGAACAGGGAATTACGGACGACCGGCACGGAATGGTCATTATACGTAATGAAGGAATACTTGATCTGCTAAAGAATGGGAAAAAAGAGGAATAA
- a CDS encoding MutS-related protein: MPFEIDKQTLEELNLLGKFRQGSVYHLFNLTRTRGGEQLLDRMFRELLSDEAAINKRSSIFQFFRKVNIAFPFDVKKVAQMREYLDSGAPKNTVVALAGIVLKKCLSAVTRDERYRKIVQGLQATIITLGKCRLLVNTLEAAASPYAGRLKAIREVLDDKSVHQLYNIDIYQSIPLKTLAYYDHLLKNRLHKEIADILSFIYETDVYIAVNEVASARGFGYATALPAVMNVLEAAELSHPCLEKAVGNNLSMLSESNVLFLTGANMAGKSTLMKAIGINLYLAHMGFPVAADSMKFSIREGIYSSINVADNIGLGYSHFYAEVVRVKQAAIAAAGGKRLLLMFDELFKGTNVKDAYDGTLAVTEGFSDYRQCLFVVSTHIIEVGEALRDLANIQFVYMPTIMDGIRPHYTYRLQQGITEDRQGMLIIKNEGILELLHSSKTTRA, encoded by the coding sequence ATGCCTTTTGAAATAGATAAACAGACATTGGAAGAACTGAACCTGCTGGGCAAATTCCGGCAGGGGTCGGTGTATCATCTGTTCAACCTTACCCGGACACGTGGAGGTGAACAGCTGCTTGATAGAATGTTTCGCGAATTGTTGAGTGATGAAGCTGCTATTAATAAGCGCAGCAGTATTTTTCAGTTTTTCAGGAAGGTGAATATTGCTTTTCCGTTTGACGTAAAAAAAGTAGCGCAGATGCGGGAGTACCTGGATTCCGGTGCTCCTAAAAATACGGTGGTTGCATTAGCGGGAATAGTGCTCAAAAAATGTCTTTCAGCAGTGACAAGAGATGAACGGTACCGGAAAATTGTGCAGGGATTGCAGGCAACAATTATCACGCTGGGCAAATGCCGTCTTCTTGTAAACACCCTTGAGGCAGCTGCATCGCCTTATGCCGGGCGCCTGAAAGCGATACGGGAAGTGCTGGACGATAAAAGTGTGCACCAATTGTACAATATTGATATTTATCAGTCTATCCCGTTAAAAACATTGGCATACTATGATCATCTGTTAAAAAACAGGCTGCATAAAGAGATAGCAGATATCCTGTCTTTTATTTATGAGACGGACGTTTACATTGCCGTGAATGAAGTAGCATCAGCCAGGGGGTTTGGTTATGCAACAGCACTCCCGGCGGTAATGAATGTCCTGGAGGCTGCGGAGCTTTCTCATCCCTGTCTGGAAAAAGCCGTAGGCAACAACTTAAGCATGTTGAGTGAAAGCAACGTGTTGTTTTTGACCGGAGCTAATATGGCAGGAAAATCCACCTTGATGAAAGCTATTGGTATTAATCTCTACCTGGCGCACATGGGCTTTCCTGTCGCTGCCGATAGTATGAAATTCTCTATCCGGGAAGGTATTTACTCATCCATTAATGTAGCCGACAATATAGGGTTGGGGTACAGTCATTTTTATGCTGAAGTCGTGCGGGTAAAGCAGGCCGCAATAGCGGCCGCCGGTGGTAAACGACTGCTTCTGATGTTTGATGAATTGTTTAAGGGAACCAATGTAAAAGATGCTTATGACGGCACATTGGCGGTAACGGAAGGGTTTTCTGATTACCGGCAATGCCTGTTCGTGGTATCTACGCATATCATAGAAGTAGGTGAAGCGTTAAGAGATCTTGCAAACATTCAATTTGTATACATGCCAACGATCATGGATGGCATACGTCCCCATTACACTTACCGGTTGCAGCAGGGAATTACAGAGGACCGGCAGGGAATGCTGATTATTAAAAATGAAGGTATTCTGGAGTTGCTGCATTCATCCAAAACTACCAGGGCTTAA
- a CDS encoding S1 family peptidase: MKLFAALLTVMIVLSTGQLLAQPNTTDLYMDYQKYFSEVLQLPVFQKAQTARVAEEIRDSAVLIKEERPVAAIIPVKQRSKQLDGASIFSSRRNSVFILGKLLKRKPGAGVDFDLTGTAFAVTEDGVCATNYHVLKELLVKGATNDSVYFVLTADKNIYFIDKILAYSQNNDVALFKVQTNGKKMIPIPFGGPAPVGTTVYCLSNPVGFFYYFSRGMVARNIIVPAQQAAAGYNPAGKPPLRMEITADYGVGSSGGPILDQFGNMVGMVSSTIPLGSPSSGAATGHQQMVVKDAIPVVAIRELLKE, encoded by the coding sequence ATGAAATTATTCGCAGCACTACTAACGGTAATGATTGTTTTGTCAACGGGGCAGTTGTTGGCACAGCCTAATACTACGGATCTTTACATGGATTATCAAAAATATTTCAGTGAGGTATTGCAGCTGCCGGTCTTTCAGAAAGCACAAACTGCCAGGGTCGCAGAAGAAATACGGGACAGCGCTGTGCTAATAAAAGAAGAAAGGCCGGTTGCCGCCATTATCCCAGTAAAGCAACGAAGCAAACAATTGGATGGAGCATCCATTTTTTCTTCCAGACGCAATAGCGTATTTATATTGGGAAAGTTGCTGAAGCGCAAGCCGGGTGCAGGTGTGGACTTTGATCTTACGGGCACCGCTTTTGCAGTTACGGAAGACGGAGTATGTGCTACCAATTATCATGTTTTAAAGGAACTGCTTGTGAAAGGAGCAACAAACGATAGCGTTTATTTTGTTTTAACAGCAGATAAGAACATCTACTTCATTGACAAGATACTGGCGTATTCACAGAATAATGATGTGGCTTTATTTAAAGTGCAGACCAACGGAAAAAAAATGATACCGATACCTTTTGGAGGGCCTGCGCCGGTGGGAACTACGGTGTATTGCCTGTCCAATCCGGTTGGGTTTTTTTACTATTTCAGTCGTGGTATGGTGGCAAGAAATATCATTGTACCGGCACAACAGGCTGCAGCGGGATATAACCCTGCCGGCAAACCGCCCTTAAGGATGGAAATCACGGCCGATTATGGTGTTGGGTCCAGCGGAGGGCCTATTCTTGATCAATTTGGAAACATGGTGGGGATGGTCTCTTCTACTATTCCGCTGGGAAGCCCGTCTTCCGGAGCAGCAACAGGGCATCAGCAGATGGTAGTTAAAGATGCCATTCCGGTAGTGGCGATAAGAGAACTGTTAAAAGAGTGA
- a CDS encoding ABC transporter permease subunit, protein MKLIVNIAKNELRNLVFSPVAWFLAITFLVMCGFFYTAIMYPSAKQAFFMLNNMPKWTEAGTVSMTVAVFQSFFFGILPHIYLFIPLLTMGIINREVNNGTIKLLYAAPVTLWQIVWGKYLALMVFNLLFILIIGIFVISGFSDIRSLDYPPLLAALSGYYLLLCALTAIGFFMSSLTTHQVVAAIASFTVLFILSRIGMLWQQYELVRDLTWFLSINNRIEWMLKGLIRSKDVMYYLVIIFMFVGFTLLKLSAGRGARPWYVKASRYLVVVVAGLLIGYTASRPRFMGYWDLTATKANTIHPRTQSALKELGDSTLEVTLYTNLLDPDVKSGLPESRNIYLDKWEHYVRFKPDIRFKYEYYYNALPEDSFLYKKFPGKTLKQISGLVAKQLQVDPGMFKSPEEMRKQTDLSAVDYRLAMQLKYKGRSTFLSFLPTAPGIMFEEGSIEPNLIAALKRLTGSKIPKVAFISGELERNIYKKGEREYDNHALARRALPIIKQNALINLGFDVDTLNLVTGNITDDITTIVLADPKKDLDPVVFNKLKTYINNGRNMLVLGEPGKQYVLNPLLKELGVQLMPGQLVQPGPDETPDKVDAYMERAYFDLAEEYWFLLWRHLIAHDIHDSTVVKLQGITGVAHEKNSDFYSRPLLGTMPDKAWLAAGKLITDSVAPVFDPQRGDTKQGSYPVALLLTRQKQNKEQRIAVYGDADAASNLRLNGDLIRSLYSWLNYNRFPVYTPLPYAKDNLVLRKPAGAAMQKIIYIWALPGMLLIAGTILLVRRKRK, encoded by the coding sequence ATGAAACTGATCGTTAACATAGCAAAAAATGAACTCCGCAACCTGGTTTTTTCACCGGTGGCATGGTTCCTGGCTATTACCTTCCTGGTCATGTGCGGCTTTTTTTATACCGCAATTATGTATCCCTCGGCCAAGCAGGCTTTTTTTATGCTGAATAATATGCCCAAATGGACAGAGGCAGGTACGGTGTCGATGACAGTAGCAGTATTTCAAAGTTTCTTTTTCGGCATCCTGCCTCATATTTATCTTTTTATTCCGTTGCTTACGATGGGGATCATCAACCGGGAAGTGAACAATGGTACCATCAAATTACTATATGCTGCCCCGGTTACCTTATGGCAGATTGTATGGGGCAAATACCTTGCCCTGATGGTTTTTAACCTCCTTTTTATACTGATTATAGGGATCTTTGTCATCTCAGGTTTTTCCGACATCCGGTCCCTGGATTATCCTCCATTGCTTGCTGCTCTTTCAGGATACTACCTGCTGCTGTGTGCCTTAACGGCAATCGGGTTTTTTATGTCAAGTCTTACAACGCATCAGGTTGTAGCAGCGATCGCCAGCTTTACCGTGCTTTTTATTCTCTCCAGAATAGGAATGTTGTGGCAGCAGTATGAACTGGTAAGAGACCTTACCTGGTTTCTGTCCATAAACAACCGTATCGAATGGATGTTAAAAGGGCTGATACGGAGTAAGGATGTGATGTATTACCTGGTGATCATTTTCATGTTTGTAGGATTTACGCTGTTGAAGCTCAGCGCGGGAAGAGGAGCCCGTCCCTGGTATGTTAAAGCAAGCCGTTATCTGGTTGTTGTTGTGGCCGGTCTGCTGATAGGCTACACTGCGTCCCGGCCTCGGTTTATGGGCTATTGGGATCTGACGGCAACAAAGGCAAATACGATTCACCCCCGGACGCAGAGCGCCTTAAAAGAGTTGGGGGATAGTACACTTGAAGTGACCCTTTACACCAACCTGTTGGATCCTGATGTAAAAAGCGGGCTGCCGGAGTCGCGCAATATTTATTTAGACAAATGGGAACATTATGTACGTTTTAAACCGGATATACGGTTTAAATATGAATACTACTATAATGCATTGCCGGAGGATAGTTTTTTGTATAAGAAATTTCCGGGAAAAACGCTGAAACAGATATCCGGATTGGTGGCAAAACAGCTGCAGGTGGATCCGGGAATGTTTAAATCTCCCGAAGAAATGCGTAAGCAAACGGATCTTTCAGCAGTGGACTATCGCCTGGCGATGCAATTAAAATACAAAGGGCGGAGCACTTTTCTTTCTTTCCTGCCCACAGCTCCCGGAATAATGTTTGAAGAGGGATCGATAGAACCCAACCTGATCGCGGCGTTAAAGCGATTGACCGGCAGTAAAATACCGAAGGTGGCTTTTATAAGCGGTGAACTGGAACGCAATATTTATAAAAAAGGTGAGCGCGAATATGATAACCATGCTCTCGCAAGAAGGGCATTGCCGATAATAAAGCAGAACGCATTGATAAACCTGGGGTTTGATGTGGATACTCTCAACCTGGTGACCGGCAATATAACCGATGATATTACAACCATTGTACTGGCGGATCCAAAAAAGGATTTAGATCCTGTTGTGTTTAACAAACTCAAAACCTACATTAACAACGGCAGGAATATGCTGGTATTGGGTGAGCCCGGTAAACAATATGTATTAAATCCGCTGTTAAAAGAACTGGGTGTACAGTTAATGCCCGGTCAACTGGTGCAGCCCGGGCCAGATGAAACACCAGATAAGGTAGATGCGTATATGGAGCGGGCCTATTTCGATCTGGCAGAAGAATACTGGTTTCTTTTATGGCGGCATCTGATTGCGCACGATATTCATGACAGTACCGTAGTGAAATTGCAGGGTATTACCGGGGTTGCTCATGAAAAAAACAGTGATTTCTACTCAAGGCCTTTACTTGGAACCATGCCGGATAAAGCATGGTTGGCAGCCGGTAAACTGATCACAGATTCTGTTGCGCCGGTATTTGATCCGCAGCGGGGAGATACGAAACAAGGATCGTATCCTGTTGCGCTGCTGTTAACCCGGCAAAAGCAAAATAAAGAGCAGCGTATTGCCGTTTACGGGGATGCGGACGCTGCTAGTAACCTCCGGCTGAACGGGGATCTGATACGTTCGCTTTACAGCTGGCTGAACTATAACCGGTTTCCTGTTTATACACCCCTGCCCTATGCTAAAGACAATTTGGTTTTAAGAAAACCCGCCGGTGCAGCAATGCAGAAGATTATTTACATATGGGCGCTGCCGGGAATGTTGCTGATAGCAGGCACCATACTACTGGTGAGAAGAAAAAGGAAATAG